CGACATCATGTGCCGCTTTGCGGACTATATGATTACGGTCTTCGGGCATGGCGAAGGGCAGATTCCGGGTTATTGCGGCCATGAGGAGATCGAGCTCGCGCTCGTCAAGCTTGCGCGCGTGACGGGCGAAAAGAAGTATCTCGACCTTTCGAAGTTCTTCATCGACGAGCGCGGCACGGAGCCGCATTTCTTCACAGAAGAGGCCAAAAGGGATGGCCGCGATCCGGAGAGTTTCATCCAGAAGACCTATGAATACGGGCAGGCGCATCAGCCGGTGCGCGAGCAGAAAAAGGTCGTCGGCCACGCCGTGCGCGCGATGTATCTCTATTCCGGCATGGCCGACATCGCGACCGAATACAGGGACGACAGCCTGACGGCGGCCTTGGAAACGTTGTGGGACGACCTCACCACGAAGCAGATGTACATCACCGGCGGTATCGGTCCGGCAGCCTCGAACGAGGGTTTCACCTGCTATTACGACCTGCCCAACGACACGGCCTATGCCGAGACCTGCGCCTCCGTCGGCCTTGTCTTCTGGGCGAGCCGCATGCTCGGCCGCGGCCCGAACCGCCGCTATGCCGACGTCATGGAGCAGGCGCTTTACAACGGCGCCTTGCCGGGTCTTTCGATCGACGGCAAGACCTTCTTCTACGACAACCCGCTCGAAAGCACTGGCGGGCACCACCGATGGAAGTGGCATCATTGCCCCTGCTGCCCGCCCAATATCGCGCGGCTCGTGACCTCGATCGGTTCCTATATGTATGCGGTCGCGGAGGATGAGATCGCAGTCCATCTCTACGGCGAAAGCACGGCGCGGCTGAAACTCGCGAACGGCGCCGAGGTCGAGCTCAGGCAGGAGACCAGCTACCCCTGGGAGGGGGCGATCGCCTTCACGACGAAGCTCGCCAGGCCGGCGAAGTTCGCGCTGTCCTTGCGCATACCGGAATGGGCGGTCGGCGCGACGCTAAGCGTCAACGGTAGGATGCTCGATCTCTCGGCTCATTTGACCGGCGGCTATGCCCGCATCGAACGCGAATGGTCGGACGGCGACCGGGTGGCGCTTTATCTGCCGCTGGCGCTTCGGCCGCAATATGCCAATCCGAAGGTCCGACAGGATGTCGGCCGCGTGGCGCTGATGCGCGGTCCGCTGGTCTATTGCGTCGAAGCCACGGACAATGGCGAGGATCTGAACGCAATTGTGCTTCCCCGCGAACTGCCGGCTGCCGAAACGGTCCTGCTCGATGATCTGAACGGTGCGGTTGCCATCGACATTTCCGTCGAGCGCGAGGAGACGGAGGACTGGGGAAAGGCGCTTTACCGACAGACGAGGCCTGAGCGCCGCCCGCACAAAGCGCGCTTCGTGCCCTATCATCTCTGGGACAACCGGGCGCCGGGAGAGATGCTCGTCTGGGTCCAGTCGGAAAAGTAGGCGACCTCCAGGATGGCGAACGGCATCAGCAACAAGAGCGTCGTGCTCAGCGACATACGCAAGAGTTATGGCGGCCTGGAGGTTATCCATGGCATCGACCTGACGATCGAGGAAGGCGATTTCGTCGTCTTCGTCGGCCCATCGGGCTGCGGGAAATCGACCCTGCTGCGAATGATCGCAGGGCTCGAAGAGGTGACCGAGGGGGAGATCGCAATCAAGGGCAGGGACGTGACAGACCTCGACCCCTCCGAGCGCGGTATAGCCATGGTCTTCCAGTCCTACGCGCTCTACCCGCATATGAGCGTCAGCGACAATCTCGGCTTCGGGCTCAAGATGGCGCGAACGGATTCGGCCGAAATCGAGCGCCGCGTCGCGCAGGTCTCGGCCATTCTCAAGATCGACCATCTGCTCGACCGAAGACCCGGCCAGCTTTCCGGAGGCCAGCGCCAGCGCGTGGCGATCGGCCGGGCGATCGTGCGCAAGCCCGACGTCTTCCTGTTCGATGAGCCGCTTTCCAACCTCGATGCGGAACTGCGCGTCTCGATGCGCATCGAGATTGCCCGCCTGCACCGCGAGCTCGGCAACACGATGGTCTATGTCACACACGATCAGACGGAAGCGATGACGCTGGCCGATCAGATCGTCGTGCTTCGGGACGGCCGGATCGAGCAGGCCGGCAGCCCCCGCGACGTTTACGAGGACCCGGCCAACATGTTCGTGGCAGGCTTCATCGGTTCGCCACGGATGAATTTTCTCGATGCGGAATGGCAGGGGGACGGGACGATCCGGGTCGGCGAGACCACACTCGAGGCAGCGATCGACGGCGGCAGCCTGAGGCACGGCGAGCGCCTGCTTTTCGGCATAAGGCCCGAACATATCGCCGTGGCGGAGCCGGGACCGGAACGGATCACTGCCCAGGTCGAGTTCTCGGAATATCTCGGTGGAACGCGCTACCTCTACTGCCAGCTCGAAGACGGCCAGAGCCTCGTCGTCGAACAGCGCGAGGGTCCGAACTGGCAGGCAGGGGAAAGACTTTCTTTCGCCGTACCGGAGGACCGAAGGCGGTTCTTTGCCGAAGACGGGCGGCGCTTGCGGTAGCGAGCCGGCGCCCCGCTCTCAACTGCCGCATGGCCGTGCTTGGTTATGCAGATGCAGGGGTCTACATTTAAAGAAGCGATCCACATGGAGGGCCGGCGTGCCGATCAATGTCAACAACCCCAAGGCGGATGCCCTGACGCGCAAATTTGCCCGCATGGCCGGCGTCAGCATCACCGACGCCATCGTCATCGCCATGAAGGAGGCGATAGAGCGCCGGCGAAACCTGGAAACGCCGCTGCAGACTGCAAGAAGGCTTCGGGAGAAGCACGGCATCGCGATCAGCGACGCCGCGAGGAAACCGCTCCCGCGAGAGGCCTTCGACGCGATATGGGACGAAAGCTGATGTTCGCCGACGCATGTACCATCATCGCGTTTCTGTCGGAGGAACCGGAGGCTGGCTGCGCGTGCCGGGCGCCACCGCCTCAACCTCGGTGACTGTCTGCATTGCGCTTGCGCCAAATACCAACGCGTACCGATCCTGGCCACCGACGACGAGTTTCGGCAGACCGATCTTGAGACCGTGCCCTGATTAAGTGGCTAGAGCACTTCAATGTCTCATGGAAACACTGAGATGCTCTAACCCTTTGGTCCAACGCAATTCCGGACGGAAACCGTTACACACTTTTCCCGGGTGCTCTAAGGCCTGCTGCGATTCGGGCCGCTTGCCGCCGCTTGCTTGATCGCCTCATCCCTGTGCTCGTCACAGGGATCCAGCCAGACCAAGTCCTTGGGCTGAAAGGACGCTTCCCGCGCCGCAGACGCGGCGCTGCTGGATTCCTGTGACAAGCACAGGAATGACGAAGGAGGAGAGATTGCAGTTCTCCGAAAAGCGCCGCGCGCCTTACACACGCGCAAAGGTCGCTGCAGCACTTTGATCTGCTGCATGTTTGCCCTTCAATCGATTGCGATTAAGGAACATGCAGGAGGTCTACTTTGCCTCTCGCTCAGCCCTCGCCGATGGTAAATGTCGGTGCTTCTGGCGGTTCGGAGCCGCGATAGTGGCTTGGCGGCAGGCCGATCACACGCTTGAAGGCGCGGCTGAACGAGGCCTCCGAGTCATAGCCCAGGCGGCGCGCGACGACGGAGATGCGCATGCGGTCGCGGGTCAGCCATTGCCGTGCCTGGTGCATGCGCACCTGCGTGAGGTAACGGGCCGGCGTCTCGCCGACCACGGCGGCGAACTGCTGCGCGAAGCCGGAGCGCGAGGCGCCCATGAGCCTGGCGAGGGAATCCACGGTCCAGGTCTTTTCCGGATCGAGGTGCATGGCCGCGATCACGCGGCCGAGCCCGGGATGGCGGACCGCCGCCACCCAGCCATTGGTATTGCCGCATCCGTGCTCCACCCAGGAGCGGATGATGAGTGCCGCGAGCACGTCGGCCAGCCGCGCCAGCACGCCGCCGGAGCCGACGCGGCTGGCGCCGACTTCCCGCGCCATGGCGTCGAGCATGTGCGGGATCGCCGGCTCGCTTGCCGTCAGGGCGTCGATGCGCATCACGTCGGGCATCATGCGCAGCAACGGATGCATGGCATCCATGTTGAACCGCAGACTGCCGCAGAAAAGGATGGTGGTCTTGCCGCGCCCGCCCCCGCAGACGTCGTAGACGCAATGGCATACCTCCTGGACCGAATAGGCTTCGAGCGGCGACAGCTTCTCGCCGGGCGCACTCGCCAGCGCATGCGCGCCGCCACGCGGCAGAAGCACGGCATCGCCGCGCTTCAGTTCGATCCAGTCTCCGTCGGCCACCCGCAGCCAGCAGTCTCCGCAGATGAAGTGGAAGCGTGCCGCCTCCTGCGCCGGAAATGAAATTCCCCAGGGCGCGGTCAATTCGCAACGGACGTAATCGACACCGTCGAGGCGCAGTCCGCGCAGAAGTTCGCTGAGAAAATCCTCCGAAGCGGAAGAGAATGTTTTGGACGAATGATCAAGCATTGCGGAATTTCTAGCATGGAATGTCCAGGGCGTCACGCCTTATTTAAGCCGGACCCTCTCAAGGAGACCGCTCTTATGACAGATACAGCGACCATTTTGGACGCCACGTTCATACCGGAAAGCGAGGAGCGAATCGATCCGGCATGGGCCGGGGTCGGCTCCCTCGCGCTCGGCGTGTTCGGCCTCGTCACCGCAGAATTCCTCCCCGTCAGCATTCTCACGCCGATGGCCGCCGATCTCGGTATCAGCACGGGCACGGCCGGCCAGGCGGTGACGGCGACCGCCGTCGTCGGCGCGGTCGCCGGGCTGACGATCGCCATCGCCACGCGCCGGTTCGACCGCCGGCTCGTGCTTTGGGGCTTCACCCTGGCGCTGATCGCCTCCAGCCTGCTTGCGGCTTTCGCCACCAATCTCGCCATGCTCCTTGCCGCACGCGTCGTCCTCGGCATCGGGCTCGGCGGCTTCTGGTCGATGATGGCGGCGATCGCCTTGCGACTCGTGCCGATTTCGCTCGTGCCTCGTGCCATGTCGATCGTCTTCACCGGCGTCTCGGTGGCGACGGTCTGTGCGGCGCCTTTAGGCGCCTATATCGGCGATCTCTGGGGCTGGCGAGCCGCATTCCTGATGGCTGCGGCGGTTGGTGCCGTAACGCTGATCGTGCAGATGGCGACCATACCGCGGCTGCCGCCGCAGTCGGCGCCGAGCATGAAGCTTCTGTTCGACCTCATGCGCATGCCGAGCATCCGAATCGGGATCATCACCGTCCTGCTTTTCGTCTCGGGCCACTTCGCCGGCTTCACCTATGTGCGCCCGTTCCTCGAAAACGTCCCGAAGTTCGGCATCGAGGCGATCTCCCTGATCCTGCTGGCTTACGGCATCGGCGGCTTCTTCGGCAATCTCGCCGGCGGGCTCATCATCGAACGCAGCATCACGGCGGCCGTGAGCCTCGGAACGCTGCTCATCGCGGCGATGGCGTTCGCCCTCGTGACCTTCGGTTCGCTCGATGTCGTGTCGGCCGTGGCGGTGACCCTGTGGGGCTTCGCATTCGGGGCGCTGCCCGTCGCCGTCCAGACCTGGATGGTGCGAGCCGCACCCGACCATGCGGAAAGCACCGGCGGTCTCATCGTTGCGACCTTCCAGGTCGGCATCGCCAGCGGAGCTGTTCTCGGGGGGCTCTTCGTGGACAGCTTCGGCCCGCTCGGTGCCATCACCTATTGCGCCGTCGCGACGCTCGCGAGCGGACTCTATGTCATTGCCTCGCGGCGCAGCATAGAGGTCTGACTGCTGTCCGGTCGCGGCATCGTTTCAGCGCCGTTCCGGGAAGAGCGCTTTAAGCCCTTCCGGTGACGGCGCGGCGATGCCGCGCTCGGTGATGAGTCCGGTGATCAGGCGCGCGGGCGTCACGTCGAAGGCGGGATTTGCCGCGGGACTGCCCTCCGGCGAGATGCGAACGCTGGCGATGGAGCCGTCGGACGCGCGTCCCTGCACGAAGCTCACCTCGTCGCCGGGCCGTTCCTCGATCGGAATTTCCTTGATCCCGTCATGGACCGTCCAGTCGATCGTGGGCGACGGCAGAGCGACATAGAAGGGTACGTCGTTGTCCCGTGCGGCGAGCGCCTTGAGGTAGGTGCCGATTTTATTGCAGACGTCGCCATTGGCCGTGGTGCGGTCGGTGCCGACGATCACCATGTCCACGTCGCCGTGCTGCATGAGATGGCCGCCGGCATTGTCGACGATCAGCGTGTGCGGCACGCCATGGCTGCTCATTTCCCAGGCGGTGAGATAGGCGCCCTGATTGCGCGGCCGCGTCTCGTCGACATAGACGTGCACCGGTATGCCTTCCTCGACCGCCATGTAGATCGGCGCCGTCGCGGTGCCGTAATCGACGGTCGCCAGCCAGCCGGCATTGCAATGGGTGAGGATGCGAACCGGCTCGCCCGGCTTCTTCTTTGCGGCGATTTCGCGGATGACGTTGAGGCCGTTCGCACCGATGGCGCGGTTGAGTTCGACGTCCTCTTCGGCGATTTCCGCGGCACGCTCATAGGCGGCGTCCGCGCGTCCTGCTTCCGGCAGCGGGCGGAGATGGTCCCGCATCGCGTCGAGGGCCCAACGCAGGTTGATGGCGGTCGGTCGCGTTTCGTGAAGCTCGTCCCAGACGGCATCAAGATGCACATCCGATGGGTCCTTCGCCATGGCAATGGCAACGCCGTAGGCGGCGGTGACGCCGATCAGCGGCGCGCCGCGCACCCACATGTCGTGAATGGCGACGGCCACGTCGGCAACAGTCTTCAGCGTCACGACACGCAAGTCGTGCGGCAGCCACCGCTGGTCGATGATGTCGACGGAGCGGCCATCCTCGTTGAGCCAGATCGTGTGGTAATGACGTTCTCCGATTTTCACGCGAGTGTCTCCTTCTGAAGCCGCTCCGCCGTGGCGCGGATGTCCCTGAGGCTGTGGATGCGATGCCGGTTGACGGCGAGATGACGTCCAAGCTTCAACGCCTTGCTTTCGCAGGCGGCGCGGCGGTCGAGATCGGCAATCGTTTCGAAATCGGCATTGTGGGCGAGGCCGAGAATGCGGCGGTGGATCTCAATTCCGGCAAAGCCCAGCATCTCGCGCCAGATTTCCTCGATGACGATGTTGAGCGCCTGCTCGGCGCCGAGCGCGTCGTTCCTGTCCTCAAAAACGCGCGCCTGGTAAAGCATGCCCATGCGCTCGGTCCGCCAGAGTCGGGCAAATTCGGAGCGGAACGTTTCCCAGATCGTTTCGATCGTCTCGAGCAGATAGGTGCGC
The genomic region above belongs to Sinorhizobium meliloti and contains:
- a CDS encoding sn-glycerol-3-phosphate ABC transporter ATP-binding protein UgpC, whose amino-acid sequence is MANGISNKSVVLSDIRKSYGGLEVIHGIDLTIEEGDFVVFVGPSGCGKSTLLRMIAGLEEVTEGEIAIKGRDVTDLDPSERGIAMVFQSYALYPHMSVSDNLGFGLKMARTDSAEIERRVAQVSAILKIDHLLDRRPGQLSGGQRQRVAIGRAIVRKPDVFLFDEPLSNLDAELRVSMRIEIARLHRELGNTMVYVTHDQTEAMTLADQIVVLRDGRIEQAGSPRDVYEDPANMFVAGFIGSPRMNFLDAEWQGDGTIRVGETTLEAAIDGGSLRHGERLLFGIRPEHIAVAEPGPERITAQVEFSEYLGGTRYLYCQLEDGQSLVVEQREGPNWQAGERLSFAVPEDRRRFFAEDGRRLR
- a CDS encoding glycoside hydrolase family 127 protein — its product is MTKTVKDRQFRPVAVPDVELGGFWGKWQDAVCQSTAETLLDRCVEAGMIEAIDVSEPSPGIVIPIQPWGGTTQMFWDSDLGKSIETIAYSLYRRPNPELEGRADRIIDMYEKLQDRDGYLNAWFQRVQPDRRWTNLRDHHELYCAGHLIEAAVAYYQATGKRKLLDIMCRFADYMITVFGHGEGQIPGYCGHEEIELALVKLARVTGEKKYLDLSKFFIDERGTEPHFFTEEAKRDGRDPESFIQKTYEYGQAHQPVREQKKVVGHAVRAMYLYSGMADIATEYRDDSLTAALETLWDDLTTKQMYITGGIGPAASNEGFTCYYDLPNDTAYAETCASVGLVFWASRMLGRGPNRRYADVMEQALYNGALPGLSIDGKTFFYDNPLESTGGHHRWKWHHCPCCPPNIARLVTSIGSYMYAVAEDEIAVHLYGESTARLKLANGAEVELRQETSYPWEGAIAFTTKLARPAKFALSLRIPEWAVGATLSVNGRMLDLSAHLTGGYARIEREWSDGDRVALYLPLALRPQYANPKVRQDVGRVALMRGPLVYCVEATDNGEDLNAIVLPRELPAAETVLLDDLNGAVAIDISVEREETEDWGKALYRQTRPERRPHKARFVPYHLWDNRAPGEMLVWVQSEK
- a CDS encoding MFS transporter; amino-acid sequence: MTDTATILDATFIPESEERIDPAWAGVGSLALGVFGLVTAEFLPVSILTPMAADLGISTGTAGQAVTATAVVGAVAGLTIAIATRRFDRRLVLWGFTLALIASSLLAAFATNLAMLLAARVVLGIGLGGFWSMMAAIALRLVPISLVPRAMSIVFTGVSVATVCAAPLGAYIGDLWGWRAAFLMAAAVGAVTLIVQMATIPRLPPQSAPSMKLLFDLMRMPSIRIGIITVLLFVSGHFAGFTYVRPFLENVPKFGIEAISLILLAYGIGGFFGNLAGGLIIERSITAAVSLGTLLIAAMAFALVTFGSLDVVSAVAVTLWGFAFGALPVAVQTWMVRAAPDHAESTGGLIVATFQVGIASGAVLGGLFVDSFGPLGAITYCAVATLASGLYVIASRRSIEV
- the mtnA gene encoding S-methyl-5-thioribose-1-phosphate isomerase; translated protein: MKIGERHYHTIWLNEDGRSVDIIDQRWLPHDLRVVTLKTVADVAVAIHDMWVRGAPLIGVTAAYGVAIAMAKDPSDVHLDAVWDELHETRPTAINLRWALDAMRDHLRPLPEAGRADAAYERAAEIAEEDVELNRAIGANGLNVIREIAAKKKPGEPVRILTHCNAGWLATVDYGTATAPIYMAVEEGIPVHVYVDETRPRNQGAYLTAWEMSSHGVPHTLIVDNAGGHLMQHGDVDMVIVGTDRTTANGDVCNKIGTYLKALAARDNDVPFYVALPSPTIDWTVHDGIKEIPIEERPGDEVSFVQGRASDGSIASVRISPEGSPAANPAFDVTPARLITGLITERGIAAPSPEGLKALFPERR
- a CDS encoding type II toxin-antitoxin system VapB family antitoxin; protein product: MPINVNNPKADALTRKFARMAGVSITDAIVIAMKEAIERRRNLETPLQTARRLREKHGIAISDAARKPLPREAFDAIWDES
- a CDS encoding AraC family transcriptional regulator codes for the protein MLDHSSKTFSSASEDFLSELLRGLRLDGVDYVRCELTAPWGISFPAQEAARFHFICGDCWLRVADGDWIELKRGDAVLLPRGGAHALASAPGEKLSPLEAYSVQEVCHCVYDVCGGGRGKTTILFCGSLRFNMDAMHPLLRMMPDVMRIDALTASEPAIPHMLDAMAREVGASRVGSGGVLARLADVLAALIIRSWVEHGCGNTNGWVAAVRHPGLGRVIAAMHLDPEKTWTVDSLARLMGASRSGFAQQFAAVVGETPARYLTQVRMHQARQWLTRDRMRISVVARRLGYDSEASFSRAFKRVIGLPPSHYRGSEPPEAPTFTIGEG